The Streptomyces sp. NBC_00224 genome has a window encoding:
- the hmgA gene encoding homogentisate 1,2-dioxygenase — MTTSSEQARKTAEALTYSPGFGNEHSSEAVPGALPHGRNSPQRAPLGLYAEQLSGSAFTEPRAHNRRSWLYRITPSAAHPAFVRTDNGRLRSAPFTETVPDPNRLRWNPLPEPERGTDWLAGLWTLGGNGDATQRTGMAVHLYHANASMDRVFSDADGELLIVPEHGGLLLRTEFGLLAARPGEVALIPRGVRFRVELLDETARGYVCENYGQPFQLPDLGPIGANGLAGARDFLAPVAAYEEVEGPVEVVNKFCGNLWSARYDHSPLDVVAWHGNHVPYVYDLRRFNVIGTISYDHPDPSIFTVLTSPSDTPGLAGVDFVVFAPRWLVGEDTFRPPYFHRNVMSEYMGLIEGAYDAKAEGFVPGGGSLHNMMSAHGPDRETFDRASAAELKPQKIDDGLAFMFETRWPVTATEQAASAGHLQRGYDEVWRGLERHFGAER; from the coding sequence ATGACGACCAGCAGCGAGCAGGCCAGGAAGACGGCGGAGGCGCTGACGTACTCCCCCGGGTTCGGCAACGAGCACAGCTCGGAGGCGGTTCCCGGCGCCCTGCCGCATGGCCGGAACTCGCCGCAGCGCGCCCCCCTCGGGCTCTACGCGGAGCAGCTGAGCGGCTCGGCGTTCACCGAGCCGAGGGCGCACAACCGCCGCTCCTGGCTGTACCGGATCACGCCGTCGGCCGCGCACCCCGCCTTCGTCCGCACCGACAACGGCCGGCTGCGCAGCGCGCCCTTCACCGAGACCGTGCCCGACCCCAACCGGCTGCGCTGGAACCCGCTGCCCGAGCCGGAGCGGGGCACCGACTGGCTGGCGGGCCTGTGGACGCTGGGCGGCAACGGCGACGCCACCCAGCGCACCGGTATGGCGGTGCACCTCTACCACGCCAACGCCTCCATGGACCGGGTCTTCAGCGACGCGGACGGCGAGCTGCTGATCGTCCCCGAGCACGGCGGACTGCTGCTGCGCACCGAGTTCGGCCTCCTCGCGGCCCGCCCCGGCGAGGTCGCGCTGATCCCGCGCGGCGTGCGCTTCCGGGTCGAGCTGCTCGACGAGACGGCCCGCGGTTACGTGTGCGAGAACTACGGCCAGCCGTTCCAGCTCCCCGACCTCGGCCCGATCGGTGCCAACGGCCTCGCGGGCGCCCGCGACTTCCTGGCGCCGGTCGCGGCGTACGAGGAGGTCGAGGGCCCGGTGGAGGTGGTCAACAAGTTCTGCGGCAACCTCTGGTCCGCGCGGTACGACCACTCCCCGCTGGACGTGGTCGCGTGGCACGGCAACCACGTCCCGTACGTGTACGACCTGCGCCGCTTCAACGTCATCGGCACGATCTCGTACGACCACCCGGACCCGTCGATCTTCACGGTCCTCACCTCCCCGTCGGACACCCCCGGCCTCGCGGGCGTCGACTTCGTCGTCTTCGCGCCGCGCTGGCTGGTGGGCGAGGACACGTTCCGGCCGCCGTACTTCCACCGGAACGTGATGAGCGAGTACATGGGCCTGATCGAGGGCGCGTACGACGCCAAGGCGGAGGGATTCGTGCCCGGCGGCGGCTCGCTGCACAACATGATGTCGGCGCACGGCCCCGACCGGGAGACGTTCGACAGGGCGAGCGCGGCGGAGCTGAAGCCCCAGAAGATCGACGACGGCCTCGCGTTCATGTTCGAGACCCGATGGCCGGTGACGGCAACGGAACAGGCGGCGTCGGCGGGGCATCTGCAGCGGGGGTACGACGAGGTGTGGCGGGGGCTGGAGCGCCACTTCGGCGCGGAGAGGTAG
- a CDS encoding protein kinase codes for MSEVPGNAERVIGGRYRLLSPLGRGGMGEVWRARDEVLGREVAVKEVRAPAGLDSTDEQRLYARLEREAWAAARISHRNVVTVYDVATHDGRPWIVMELVRGLSLSEVLEADGPLSPQRAGHIGAEIVAALRAAHDAGVLHRDVKPANVLLANDGRVVLTDFGIAMVAGTSTLTMTGEVIGSPEFLSPEQALGRTPGPASDLWSLGVLLYAAVEGSSPFRQATPLSTLRAVVDEELPPPRRAGALAPVIGGLLRKDPAERLSPEEAEHQLRVVGAGGEVRDVPPPHPGAYGPTVTSGTPGLGRTPPLPIPVASGAYGPETPEPSTGRQRQAGVVLLVGALILLLALGGLAWALAHSGDGGGGDDDAGTPSAPGPVSHSTPHTSSAATKSHSTTSATTGTPSSSPSSSSAPVPSVKVSLQSVRGSYEGTCPPPDGSAPAMVASFTVGRTPVDVQYRWVTAAGESSDPGWKTLSFGSGDARSRQVQHIETGFEAGKTVHNAVRLEVRSPVAVNSNSVSYSVTCTEKTPTGGASSSYTAPTGGGSGSPAG; via the coding sequence GTGAGCGAAGTGCCGGGCAATGCAGAGCGCGTGATCGGGGGCCGCTACCGACTGCTGTCCCCGCTCGGCCGCGGCGGCATGGGCGAGGTGTGGCGGGCGCGCGACGAGGTACTGGGGCGCGAGGTCGCGGTCAAGGAGGTCCGGGCGCCGGCCGGGCTGGACTCCACCGACGAACAACGGCTGTACGCACGCCTCGAACGCGAGGCGTGGGCCGCGGCCCGGATCTCGCACCGCAATGTGGTGACGGTCTACGACGTGGCGACCCACGACGGCCGCCCCTGGATCGTGATGGAACTGGTGCGCGGGCTCTCGCTCTCCGAGGTACTGGAGGCGGACGGGCCGCTGTCCCCGCAGCGCGCCGGGCACATCGGGGCCGAGATCGTCGCGGCCCTGCGCGCCGCGCACGACGCCGGGGTGCTGCACCGCGATGTGAAGCCCGCCAACGTACTGCTCGCCAACGACGGCCGGGTGGTCCTCACCGACTTCGGCATCGCCATGGTGGCGGGCACGTCCACGCTCACCATGACGGGCGAGGTGATCGGGTCGCCCGAATTCCTCTCCCCCGAACAGGCGTTGGGGCGCACGCCCGGTCCCGCGTCGGACCTGTGGTCGCTCGGAGTGCTGCTGTACGCGGCGGTCGAGGGCAGCTCGCCGTTCCGCCAGGCGACCCCGCTCTCCACCCTGCGGGCCGTGGTCGACGAGGAGCTGCCGCCGCCGCGCCGGGCGGGCGCGCTCGCCCCGGTGATCGGGGGGCTGCTGCGCAAGGACCCGGCCGAGCGGCTGTCTCCGGAGGAGGCCGAGCACCAGCTGCGCGTGGTGGGCGCCGGTGGTGAGGTACGGGACGTGCCGCCGCCGCACCCCGGGGCATACGGGCCGACGGTCACTTCCGGGACGCCGGGCCTCGGCCGGACGCCGCCGCTGCCGATCCCGGTGGCGTCGGGAGCGTACGGCCCGGAGACCCCGGAGCCGTCGACGGGCCGTCAGAGGCAGGCGGGCGTGGTGCTGTTGGTCGGGGCCCTGATCCTGCTGCTCGCGCTGGGCGGCCTCGCGTGGGCCCTGGCGCACAGCGGAGACGGCGGAGGAGGCGACGACGACGCGGGCACACCCTCCGCGCCGGGGCCGGTCTCGCACTCCACGCCGCACACCAGCAGCGCGGCCACCAAGAGCCACAGCACCACGAGCGCCACCACGGGCACCCCCAGTTCCAGCCCGAGCAGCTCGTCGGCGCCCGTGCCGTCCGTGAAGGTCTCCCTCCAGAGCGTTCGCGGAAGTTACGAGGGAACGTGCCCGCCGCCGGACGGCTCGGCCCCGGCCATGGTCGCCTCCTTCACCGTGGGCCGTACGCCGGTGGACGTCCAGTACCGCTGGGTGACGGCGGCCGGGGAGTCGTCCGACCCGGGCTGGAAGACGCTGAGCTTCGGGTCCGGCGACGCCAGGAGCAGGCAGGTGCAGCACATCGAGACGGGGTTCGAGGCCGGGAAGACGGTCCACAACGCGGTGCGGCTGGAAGTGCGCTCACCGGTCGCGGTGAACTCCAACTCCGTTTCGTACTCGGTCACTTGCACGGAGAAGACCCCGACGGGCGGGGCCTCCTCCTCGTACACGGCGCCGACGGGCGGTGGCTCGGGTTCGCCCGCCGGCTGA
- a CDS encoding CitMHS family transporter has product MLTVLGFTMIATFLVLIMLKKLSPIAALVLIPALFCVFVGKGAHLGDYVVDGVGKLAPTAAMLMFAIIYFGVMIDVGLFDPIVRGILRFCKADPVRVVVGTAVLAAIVSLDGDGSTTFMITVSAMYPLYKRLKMSLVVMTGVAATANGVMNTLPWGGPTARAATALKLDASDIFVPMIPALAVGLVAVFVLAYVLGRRERKRLGYLTLDEVLEPESETVLVAAGGSEAPRPGTGGGSDQDLPEAPDLQGLDPKRATLRPKLYWFNAALTVVLLTAMIMEWLPIPVLFLLGAALALTVNFPHMPDQKARIAAHSDNVVNVAGMVFAAAVFTGVLNGTGMVKHMADWLVGAVPDGMGPHMALVTGVLSLPLTYFMSNDGFYFGVLPVLAEAGAAHGVSSVEIARASLVGQALHMSSPLVPAVYVLVGMAKVEFGDHTRFTVKWAALTSLVVLGAGILFGII; this is encoded by the coding sequence ATGCTGACCGTCCTCGGCTTCACCATGATCGCGACCTTCCTGGTGCTGATCATGCTGAAGAAGCTGTCGCCCATCGCGGCGCTGGTTCTGATCCCCGCCCTCTTCTGCGTCTTCGTGGGCAAGGGCGCCCACCTCGGTGACTACGTGGTCGACGGCGTGGGCAAGCTCGCGCCGACCGCCGCGATGCTGATGTTCGCGATCATCTACTTCGGCGTGATGATCGACGTCGGCCTCTTCGATCCGATCGTCCGGGGCATCCTGCGGTTCTGCAAGGCCGACCCGGTGCGTGTGGTCGTCGGTACGGCGGTGCTCGCCGCGATCGTCTCGCTCGACGGCGACGGCTCGACCACCTTCATGATCACGGTCTCCGCGATGTATCCGCTCTACAAGCGGCTGAAGATGAGCCTCGTGGTGATGACCGGGGTCGCCGCCACCGCCAACGGCGTGATGAACACCCTGCCCTGGGGCGGCCCGACCGCCCGCGCCGCCACCGCCCTCAAGCTCGACGCGTCCGACATCTTCGTCCCGATGATCCCGGCCCTCGCGGTCGGCCTGGTGGCGGTCTTCGTCCTCGCGTACGTCCTGGGGCGCCGCGAGCGCAAGCGGCTCGGCTACCTCACGCTGGACGAGGTCCTGGAGCCGGAGAGCGAGACGGTCCTGGTGGCGGCGGGCGGCTCCGAGGCGCCGCGCCCCGGTACGGGCGGCGGGTCGGACCAGGACCTGCCCGAGGCGCCCGACCTCCAGGGGCTCGACCCCAAGCGCGCGACCCTGCGCCCCAAGCTGTACTGGTTCAATGCGGCCCTCACCGTGGTGCTGCTCACCGCCATGATCATGGAGTGGCTGCCGATCCCGGTGCTGTTCCTGCTGGGCGCGGCGCTCGCGCTCACCGTCAACTTCCCGCACATGCCGGACCAGAAGGCCCGGATCGCCGCCCACTCCGACAATGTCGTCAACGTGGCGGGCATGGTCTTCGCCGCGGCCGTCTTCACCGGCGTCCTCAACGGCACCGGCATGGTCAAGCACATGGCGGACTGGCTGGTCGGCGCCGTTCCCGACGGCATGGGCCCGCACATGGCGCTGGTCACCGGCGTCCTGAGCCTGCCGCTCACGTACTTCATGTCCAACGACGGCTTCTACTTCGGCGTCCTGCCGGTCCTCGCGGAGGCCGGTGCCGCGCACGGCGTCTCCTCCGTGGAGATCGCCCGCGCCTCGCTGGTCGGACAGGCGCTGCACATGTCGAGCCCGCTGGTTCCCGCCGTATACGTCCTGGTGGGCATGGCCAAGGTCGAGTTCGGCGACCACACCCGGTTCACGGTGAAGTGGGCGGCGCTCACCTCGCTGGTGGTCCTCGGCGCGGGCATCCTTTTCGGGATCATCTGA
- a CDS encoding TetR family transcriptional regulator, translating into MGRVSHANLRRAPVQQRSAERLSRILDACAELLDETGYDELSTRAVAQRAGVPIGSVYRFFSNKRALAEALAARNLDRFAEIVGARLVTIEAADWRGAIDAVLDEYLVLKKTVPGFNLVDFGGPQPVVDPATDANHLLADRLAELLPAQFGRAPDAELRRTILVAVEAADALLRLAFRTDPDGDPGIVSETRELLHAYLARTLG; encoded by the coding sequence ATGGGGCGCGTGTCCCATGCGAACCTCCGCCGCGCACCGGTGCAGCAGCGCAGTGCCGAGCGCCTCAGCCGGATCCTGGACGCCTGCGCCGAGCTCCTGGACGAGACCGGGTACGACGAGCTGTCGACCCGGGCCGTCGCCCAGCGGGCCGGGGTGCCCATCGGGTCGGTCTACCGCTTCTTCAGCAACAAGCGGGCGCTCGCGGAGGCGCTCGCCGCCCGCAATCTGGACCGGTTCGCGGAGATCGTCGGTGCCCGGCTCGTCACGATCGAGGCAGCGGACTGGCGCGGGGCGATCGACGCGGTGCTCGACGAGTACCTGGTCCTGAAGAAGACCGTGCCCGGGTTCAACCTGGTCGACTTCGGCGGCCCGCAGCCGGTCGTCGACCCCGCCACCGACGCCAACCACCTCCTGGCCGACCGGCTCGCCGAGCTGCTCCCGGCGCAGTTCGGCCGCGCTCCGGACGCCGAGCTGCGCCGGACCATCCTGGTCGCGGTGGAGGCGGCGGACGCCCTGCTGCGGCTCGCCTTCCGCACCGACCCGGACGGCGACCCGGGCATCGTGTCCGAGACCCGCGAGCTGCTGCACGCGTATCTGGCCAGGACCCTGGGCTGA
- a CDS encoding SGNH/GDSL hydrolase family protein — translation MKLSRMTAYVSSIFLAAAFALTGAGVANAATQAAGTDYVALGDSYSSGVGTGTYDSSSGSCKRSPKAYPSLWAASHAPASFAFTACSGAITDDVTAKQLGPLNSSTDLVSITIGGNDAGFADVMTTCVLNSQSTCINRINQARTYADTVLPGKLDSVYSAIRAKAPNAHVVVIGYPHFYKIGGSCFGGLSDTSRAAINGAADELNTVTAKRAADHGYTFASVVPPYVNHEICSSNSWLNSLVWTNIGESYHPTAAGQSGAYLPTFTNAA, via the coding sequence ATGAAGCTCTCCCGTATGACGGCCTATGTGTCGTCGATCTTCCTGGCCGCAGCCTTCGCCCTCACCGGGGCAGGCGTGGCCAATGCCGCGACCCAGGCCGCAGGCACCGACTATGTGGCGCTCGGCGACTCCTACTCCTCAGGAGTGGGAACCGGTACGTACGACAGCTCCAGCGGCTCCTGCAAGCGCTCGCCCAAGGCCTACCCGTCCCTCTGGGCGGCGTCCCACGCGCCTGCCTCGTTCGCCTTCACCGCGTGTTCGGGCGCGATCACCGACGATGTCACCGCCAAGCAGCTCGGCCCGCTCAACTCCTCCACCGACCTCGTCTCCATCACCATCGGCGGCAATGACGCGGGCTTCGCCGACGTCATGACCACCTGCGTCCTGAACTCGCAGTCCACCTGTATCAACCGCATCAACCAGGCGCGCACCTACGCCGACACCGTCCTGCCCGGAAAGCTCGACTCCGTCTACAGCGCGATCAGAGCCAAGGCGCCGAACGCCCATGTCGTCGTCATCGGCTACCCGCACTTCTACAAGATCGGCGGCAGCTGCTTCGGCGGGCTGAGCGACACCTCGCGCGCGGCGATCAACGGCGCGGCGGACGAGCTGAACACCGTCACCGCCAAGCGCGCGGCCGACCACGGCTACACCTTCGCCTCGGTCGTCCCGCCCTACGTCAACCATGAGATCTGCTCCAGCAACTCCTGGCTGAACAGCCTCGTCTGGACCAACATCGGCGAGTCCTACCACCCGACCGCCGCCGGACAGTCCGGCGCCTACCTGCCCACCTTCACCAACGCCGCCTGA
- a CDS encoding molybdopterin oxidoreductase family protein — protein sequence MSALRICPLCEATCGLTLTVEGTRVTGARGDRDDVFSQGFICPKGASFGEVDSDPDRLTAPLVRRDGRLEQATWDEAFDLVAARLRPVVEMYGADAVGVVLGNPNVHTMAGALYPPVLLGGLHTRSLFTASTLDQMPKHVSSGLLFGDPFAIPVPDLDRTDHLLLLGANPLESNGSLCTAPDFPGRLKALRRRGGTLTVVDPRRTRTAKLADRHLAPRPGTDALLLAALAHVLFEEKLTSLGELADRVEGLAEVQEAVREFTPEAVGAACDLDPDEIRILARELAAAPTAAVYGRIGSCTVEHGTLASWLVDVLNILTGNLDRPGGALFPLSATDRAPRPAGPGKGFEIGRWRSRVGGHPEAKSELPAAALAEEIETPGEGKVRALIVCAANPVLSAPDGDRLDRALAGLDFMVSIDPYLNETSRHADVVLPPPPPSQSAHFDFAFNALAVRNQVRYTRPAVPLAEGRLDECEIHARLVLAATGMHGAPADAVDAMVVDRTLGKAVADPHSAVHGRDPKELAAALTGENGPERRLDMMLRLGPYGDGFGAAPDGLGLERVLAHPHGIDLGPLEPRLPQVLRTRSGRIELLPAPIAGDLPRLRAALGARPDGLVLVGRRHLRSNNSWLHNIPSLNGGSNRCTLHVHPEDAARLGLRDGDPVRVKADGGEVAAPVEITDSIRTGVVSLPHGWGHNRPGTRLGVAAGQPGVNVNQLLDGSRLDPLSGTAVLNGFPVELVALR from the coding sequence ATGTCCGCACTCCGCATCTGCCCCCTCTGCGAAGCCACCTGCGGGCTGACCCTGACCGTCGAGGGGACCCGGGTCACCGGCGCCCGCGGCGACCGGGACGATGTGTTCAGCCAGGGGTTCATCTGCCCCAAGGGCGCCTCGTTCGGCGAGGTCGACAGCGACCCCGACCGGCTCACCGCGCCCCTCGTCCGCCGCGACGGCAGGCTGGAGCAGGCGACTTGGGACGAGGCGTTCGACCTGGTCGCGGCGCGGCTGCGGCCGGTGGTCGAGATGTACGGCGCCGACGCCGTCGGGGTCGTGCTCGGCAACCCCAACGTCCACACCATGGCCGGGGCCCTCTACCCGCCCGTACTGCTCGGCGGGCTGCACACCCGCAGCCTCTTCACCGCCAGCACCCTCGACCAGATGCCCAAGCACGTCTCCAGCGGGCTGCTCTTCGGCGACCCCTTCGCCATCCCGGTGCCGGACCTCGACCGCACCGACCACCTGCTGCTGCTCGGCGCCAACCCCCTGGAGTCCAACGGGAGCCTGTGCACCGCGCCGGACTTCCCCGGCAGGCTCAAGGCGCTGCGCCGGCGCGGCGGCACCCTCACCGTCGTCGACCCGCGCCGCACCCGTACCGCCAAGCTGGCGGACCGGCATCTGGCCCCCCGGCCCGGCACCGACGCGCTGCTGCTCGCCGCGCTCGCCCACGTCCTCTTCGAGGAGAAGCTGACCTCGCTCGGGGAGCTCGCGGACCGGGTGGAGGGGCTGGCCGAAGTCCAGGAGGCCGTACGGGAGTTCACCCCCGAGGCGGTCGGGGCGGCCTGCGACCTCGACCCGGACGAGATCCGCATCCTCGCCCGGGAGCTCGCGGCCGCGCCCACCGCCGCCGTCTACGGCCGCATCGGCAGCTGCACGGTGGAGCACGGCACCCTCGCCAGCTGGCTCGTCGACGTCCTCAACATCCTCACCGGCAATCTGGACCGGCCCGGCGGCGCGCTCTTCCCGCTCTCCGCCACCGACCGCGCCCCGCGTCCGGCCGGGCCCGGCAAGGGGTTCGAGATCGGCCGCTGGCGCAGCCGGGTCGGCGGCCACCCGGAGGCCAAGTCGGAGCTGCCGGCGGCCGCGCTCGCCGAGGAGATCGAGACGCCGGGCGAGGGGAAGGTCCGGGCGCTGATCGTCTGCGCCGCCAACCCGGTGCTCTCCGCCCCCGACGGCGACCGGCTCGACCGCGCGCTGGCCGGGCTCGACTTCATGGTCAGCATCGACCCGTACCTCAACGAGACCTCGCGCCACGCCGACGTCGTCCTGCCCCCGCCGCCGCCCTCCCAGAGCGCCCACTTCGACTTCGCCTTCAACGCGCTCGCCGTGCGCAACCAGGTCCGCTACACCCGGCCCGCCGTGCCGCTCGCCGAGGGCAGGCTCGACGAGTGCGAGATCCATGCCCGGCTCGTCCTCGCGGCGACCGGGATGCACGGCGCCCCGGCGGACGCCGTGGACGCGATGGTCGTCGACCGTACGCTGGGCAAGGCCGTGGCCGACCCGCACTCGGCCGTGCACGGACGCGATCCCAAGGAGCTCGCCGCGGCGCTGACCGGGGAGAACGGTCCCGAGCGGCGGCTCGACATGATGCTGCGGCTCGGCCCCTACGGCGACGGCTTCGGCGCCGCCCCGGACGGACTCGGCCTGGAGCGGGTGCTCGCCCATCCGCACGGCATCGACCTCGGCCCGCTGGAGCCCCGGCTGCCGCAGGTGCTGCGGACCCGCAGCGGGCGGATCGAGCTGCTGCCCGCACCGATCGCCGGTGATCTGCCCCGGCTGCGCGCGGCCCTCGGCGCCCGCCCGGACGGGCTCGTCCTGGTCGGCCGGCGCCATCTGCGCTCCAACAACAGCTGGCTGCACAACATCCCGTCGCTGAACGGCGGTTCCAACCGCTGCACCCTCCACGTACATCCCGAGGACGCGGCACGGCTCGGTCTGCGCGACGGCGATCCCGTACGCGTCAAGGCGGACGGCGGCGAGGTGGCGGCGCCCGTGGAGATCACCGACTCCATCCGTACGGGCGTGGTCAGCCTCCCGCACGGGTGGGGGCACAACCGCCCCGGGACCCGGCTCGGGGTCGCCGCCGGGCAGCCCGGGGTCAACGTCAACCAGCTGCTCGACGGCTCGCGCCTGGACCCGCTGTCGGGGACGGCGGTGCTCAACGGTTTCCCGGTCGAGCTGGTCGCACTTCGTTGA
- a CDS encoding class F sortase, which yields MAPRRGSPRPFHRTRAYRLTRTAALAATLVVGGVWWAQDDGSVAPVAMGAVGAGGAATPSAPTGADGDKQAPGAPAAPVVPGAKPPGTGGRAAPAGRGRLAVPKAAARPPRPLPPSRATGLAIPYLSLKAPVVGLGLDPGRHLATPPVDDPKLVGWFQGGPTPGETGTALAVGHRDTRTGAAVFANLSVLRPGRLVEARRADGRTAVYTVDAVRKYDKAHFPNEEVYGPRNRPELRLITCGGKFDRKKGYESNVVVFAHLTAVRGPGRTA from the coding sequence ATGGCGCCGCGTAGAGGTTCCCCAAGGCCCTTCCACCGCACCCGCGCCTACCGGCTGACGCGGACGGCGGCGCTGGCCGCGACCCTGGTCGTCGGCGGCGTCTGGTGGGCCCAGGACGACGGGTCGGTCGCACCGGTCGCCATGGGCGCCGTGGGGGCCGGGGGTGCGGCGACGCCCTCGGCCCCCACGGGGGCCGACGGGGACAAGCAGGCCCCGGGGGCGCCCGCGGCCCCGGTCGTGCCGGGCGCCAAGCCGCCCGGCACGGGGGGCCGGGCTGCCCCGGCCGGGCGCGGCAGGCTCGCCGTGCCCAAGGCGGCCGCCCGCCCGCCCCGGCCGCTGCCGCCGTCCAGGGCGACCGGCCTCGCCATCCCGTATCTGAGCCTGAAGGCGCCGGTCGTCGGCCTCGGGCTCGACCCGGGGCGGCACCTGGCCACCCCGCCGGTCGACGACCCCAAGCTGGTCGGCTGGTTCCAGGGCGGGCCCACCCCGGGCGAGACGGGCACGGCCCTCGCGGTCGGCCACCGCGACACCCGCACCGGGGCGGCCGTCTTCGCCAACCTCTCGGTGCTGCGGCCCGGCAGGCTCGTCGAGGCCCGGCGCGCCGACGGCCGGACCGCGGTGTACACGGTGGACGCGGTCCGCAAGTACGACAAGGCGCACTTTCCCAACGAGGAGGTGTACGGCCCGCGGAACCGGCCGGAGCTGCGGCTGATCACCTGCGGCGGCAAGTTCGACCGCAAGAAGGGCTACGAGAGCAACGTCGTCGTCTTCGCCCATCTGACCGCCGTCCGGGGCCCGGGCCGGACCGCATAG
- a CDS encoding GntR family transcriptional regulator, with product MTSSTPSPTPPTSSFAPDSLVLNRKLPLWYQVSQSLRASILGRTPDASLRLPTEERLAAHYGVSVLTMRQALKELEEEGLITRHRRRGTFIDPAARRGAPVRLLGSIDAIVAQQSGEPTTVLGHGPEPVPGELAEYFPDCASVVTYRRLRRDGATGEPTNWAENAVRPELAAGIEVSDLERWPMTKVLRDAVGVRISRITDTVEARLADPVTAELLEVPLLSPILHYTGVTYDAAGRVVDVARIRYRGDRFSFSVTVEAR from the coding sequence GTGACCTCCTCGACCCCCTCCCCCACTCCCCCGACCTCCTCCTTCGCCCCCGACTCGCTGGTCCTCAACCGCAAGCTGCCGCTCTGGTACCAGGTCTCGCAGTCCCTGCGCGCGTCGATACTCGGCCGCACCCCGGACGCCTCGCTGCGGCTGCCCACCGAGGAGCGGCTGGCCGCGCACTACGGCGTGAGCGTGCTGACCATGCGGCAGGCGCTGAAGGAGCTAGAGGAGGAGGGGCTGATCACCCGGCACCGGCGGCGCGGCACATTCATCGATCCGGCCGCGCGGCGCGGGGCGCCGGTGCGGCTGCTCGGATCGATCGACGCGATCGTGGCGCAGCAGTCGGGCGAGCCGACGACGGTGCTCGGGCACGGACCGGAGCCGGTGCCGGGGGAACTCGCGGAGTACTTCCCCGACTGCGCGTCGGTCGTCACCTACCGGCGCCTGCGGCGGGACGGGGCTACCGGGGAGCCCACCAACTGGGCGGAGAACGCGGTACGTCCGGAGCTCGCGGCCGGGATCGAGGTGTCCGACCTCGAACGGTGGCCCATGACGAAGGTGCTGCGGGACGCGGTGGGGGTGCGGATCAGCCGGATCACGGACACGGTGGAGGCTCGGCTGGCGGATCCGGTGACGGCGGAACTCCTTGAGGTGCCGCTACTGTCGCCGATCCTGCACTACACGGGGGTGACGTACGACGCGGCGGGCCGCGTGGTGGACGTCGCCCGCATCCGGTACCGGGGGGACCGGTTCTCGTTCTCCGTGACGGTGGAGGCCCGTTGA
- a CDS encoding type ISP restriction/modification enzyme: protein MAPVSDDLQPLDDLMPWSVAQLRPGRPWVTAPDARTLRTRWDRLVQADRETREHLFHPTRTRTLHTRVTALPLRPTNTAPLALESGPCPTPLRFTHGPFDQQWLIPDHRLLDAARPELWRVADERQLFVVEQGYLPKADGPALTVSALLPDGRSPAGRPGRIRPLYRRPGATEPNLTPGLLPFLGKAYGHDVTPEDLLAWTVAAARPSSSGCVLPLTPDPLLWERGVELGHRIVELTVRGARGGAKPRLPGGRRPYVRAAIPARPDALRYDPEDESLYLGEGRISPVPPGAWEFEVSGVRVLELWFEQRTESGEPGTLEAVRPASWPQEWTSELLELITVLALLDELRPRQRELADGPRLARDRLVEARVLPVPPAARRPASVLDHHEEGPDGQLALL from the coding sequence TTGGCCCCCGTGAGTGACGACCTGCAGCCGCTCGACGACCTGATGCCCTGGTCCGTGGCCCAACTCCGCCCCGGCCGCCCCTGGGTCACCGCCCCGGACGCCCGCACACTCCGCACCCGCTGGGACAGACTCGTCCAAGCGGACAGAGAAACCCGCGAACACCTCTTCCACCCCACCCGCACCCGCACCCTCCACACCCGAGTCACCGCCCTCCCCCTCCGCCCCACCAACACCGCTCCCCTGGCCCTGGAATCCGGCCCCTGCCCCACCCCCCTCCGCTTCACCCACGGCCCCTTCGACCAGCAGTGGCTGATACCCGATCACCGCCTCCTGGACGCCGCCCGCCCTGAGCTGTGGCGCGTCGCCGACGAGCGGCAGTTGTTCGTGGTGGAGCAGGGGTATCTGCCGAAGGCCGACGGCCCCGCCCTCACCGTCTCCGCCCTGCTCCCCGACGGCCGCTCCCCCGCCGGCCGCCCGGGGCGCATCCGCCCCCTCTACCGCCGCCCGGGCGCCACGGAACCCAACCTCACCCCCGGCCTGCTCCCCTTCCTCGGCAAGGCGTACGGGCACGACGTCACCCCCGAGGACCTGCTCGCCTGGACCGTGGCCGCCGCGCGGCCCTCGTCCTCCGGGTGCGTGCTGCCGCTCACCCCCGACCCGCTGCTCTGGGAGCGGGGCGTAGAGCTGGGGCACCGGATCGTCGAGCTGACCGTGCGCGGGGCGCGCGGCGGTGCGAAGCCCCGGCTGCCCGGCGGACGGCGGCCGTACGTACGGGCCGCGATCCCGGCCCGGCCGGACGCCCTGCGCTACGACCCGGAGGACGAGAGCCTGTACCTCGGCGAGGGCCGGATCTCGCCCGTCCCGCCGGGCGCCTGGGAGTTCGAGGTGAGCGGCGTACGCGTACTGGAGCTGTGGTTCGAGCAGCGGACCGAGAGCGGCGAGCCCGGCACGCTGGAGGCCGTCCGGCCCGCCTCCTGGCCGCAGGAGTGGACCTCCGAGCTGCTTGAGCTCATCACCGTGCTGGCCCTGCTGGACGAACTGCGGCCGCGGCAGCGGGAGCTGGCCGACGGACCCCGTCTCGCCCGGGACCGGCTCGTCGAGGCGCGTGTCCTGCCCGTACCACCCGCGGCCCGCCGCCCCGCCTCCGTACTCGATCATCATGAAGAGGGCCCGGACGGCCAGCTGGCCCTCCTCTGA